From Motacilla alba alba isolate MOTALB_02 chromosome 20, Motacilla_alba_V1.0_pri, whole genome shotgun sequence, the proteins below share one genomic window:
- the LOC119710405 gene encoding uncharacterized protein LOC119710405, producing the protein MESREKGTVGLHRDHRDLLLGNSPGTLVLEEPRGRGSGSAESDRQDASPGCAQAAPRSSVTGRGHLKATALSATLCSRCPRASSTARRARTPAARKNRNRREREREKSAANLRCLDQIHPRHCCGQRRLQPQETNTACGLCWRLPLSGTVSPQVKGGRRGERGRRDAGSRPRSPGAAPCACYRLIPALPLPSPSPDTSYHHVPSSRACTPGTLNPRRLCCRCPQRHSIRMEPSRHPNATAGRGSSFLCRHLPALQGRSQAPLLWAPEPHLFPRWFSRIPFAATRQGESWGRQDAATLPRPLAPPDHRHPEYFYSLATSCHSPPQEKTFPSYFMGQNLDSSFAAHHRTLQGPYGWRQ; encoded by the exons atggagagcagggagaaaggaaCTGTGGGCCTGCACAGGGACCACAGGGACCTG CTTCTCGGAAACAGCCCGGGCACGCTGGTGCTGGAAGAGCCCCGTGGCCGAGGAAGCGGCTCTGCCGAGAGCGACAGGCAGGACGCGTCCCCAGGGTGCGCACAGGCTGCACCTCGGTCCTCGGTGACCGGCCGAGGCCACCTCAAAGCGACAGCGCTTTCTGCCACGCTGTGTTCCCGATGTCCCCGGGCTTCCAGCACTGCCCGCAGGGCACGGACACCGGCAGCGAG gaaaaatagaaacagaagagagagagagagagagaaatcagcTGCCAACCTCCGTTGTCTTGATCAAATTCACCCTCggcactgctgtgggcagaggaggctccagcCACAAGAGACCAACACCGCTTGTGGTCTCTGCTGGCGGCTGCCCCTCAGTGGCACGGTGTCACCGCAGGTGAAAGGGGGCCGAAGGGGAGAAAGAGGGAGGAGGGATGCTGGCAGCCGCCCCCGCTCCCCTGGGGCAGCGCCATGTGCCTGTTATCGGCTCATCCCAGCGctgcctcttccctctccttccccgGACACGAGTTATCACCATGTCCCCTCCTCCCGAGCCTGCACACCCGGCACCCTAAACCCAAGGCGGCTGTGCTGCCGCTGTCCCCAGCGCCACTCCATCCGGATGGAACCTTCCCGTCACCCAAACGCCACCGCcggcaggggcagctccttcctctgccgTCACCTCCCGGCGCTCCAGGGGCGCAGCCAGGCTCcgcttctctgggcacctgaaCCTCATTTATTCCCCAGATGGTTTTCCAGGATTCCCTTTGCTGCTAcaaggcagggagagagctgGGGCCGTCAGGACGCAGCCACGCTCCCACGGCCTCTGGCACCCCCAGATCACAGGCACCCagagtatttttattctttggcCACCTCTTGTCACTCTCCACCCCAGGAAAAGACCTTCCCTTCATATTTTATGGGTCAAAACCTggacagcagctttgctgctcaTCACAGAACCCTGCAAGGACCATATGGGTGGAGACAATGA